The following coding sequences lie in one Fimbriimonadaceae bacterium genomic window:
- the fliD gene encoding flagellar filament capping protein FliD — MSIGNSLSGITFAGLSSGIDTDSIISRLLQLEVAPIQRLQAQQNQISTRIDALGQLKGRLTSLSSIAGALNTASAFNQVSVTSSAPEVASVSISGEALPSLFNLTVSKLAQAHKIGSTAQASVSEALNLAGTFVVNGKSVTVSSTDTLTSVAQKINGTNSGVTASVLNGGAGNSYISISANGTGAQSKIQLADLTGSIVQTLGLVTGAATPRESITNGYTSAGFKSSTEKLSTVWAVSGLGTKNFEINGVAVSIDPDNQNLQEIANAINAAGTGANATVRTVTENNVTSYRLDLTGATTFTDTDGILTAMGVLQRDYGSQLVAAQDSAYTLDGISMTSKSNTVTTAIPGVTFTLLKANETTPEKSTITVKGDKEAVKSKIKQFGDAVNAVNDFIKSASAFDKDTFATGPLFGDNVARQIEGQIGTMLFNNVPGLTGNYTNLAALGFSYNTDGKMVVDDAQLSKALDEDPSAVNKIFRAMGSTSSDQLSFISSTDKTIGSGGGVYQVNITQLAAQSAYKSEMVQTQVSTGTEKLTFSGALFGNTNYDVIVAIGNNVDATISQLNNDAKLKDLIVASKDVDGSLVITTKKYGSNTNFTVVSDKAAATDNSGIGTSSAGTYTTGVDVAGTINGELATGAGQFLTGKSGNANTDGLQVRYTGNTLGLIGNVTLTRGIGAQMQSLIGTYTDITSGLMSTNDKELQAQIDSIEERIKRIQDSANSHATELRTKFAAMEQAISSMQQQQSQLAAMMRR; from the coding sequence TTGAGTATCGGCAACAGCTTATCGGGCATTACATTTGCAGGATTGAGCAGCGGCATCGACACAGATTCGATTATCAGCCGACTGCTTCAGCTTGAGGTCGCCCCGATCCAGCGGCTGCAGGCACAGCAGAATCAAATTAGTACCCGGATTGATGCTCTCGGCCAACTCAAGGGTCGGCTGACTTCGCTTTCCTCAATCGCGGGAGCTCTCAATACTGCTTCCGCATTCAATCAGGTTTCTGTGACTTCGTCTGCGCCTGAGGTCGCCAGCGTATCGATTTCGGGAGAAGCCCTGCCGAGTCTCTTTAATTTGACGGTATCCAAACTCGCGCAGGCCCACAAGATCGGCTCTACTGCTCAGGCGAGCGTGAGTGAAGCGTTGAACTTGGCGGGAACGTTCGTGGTGAACGGGAAATCTGTGACGGTTTCCAGCACTGACACGCTCACCTCGGTAGCCCAGAAGATTAACGGTACGAATTCCGGTGTCACAGCGAGCGTGCTTAATGGTGGTGCTGGCAACTCCTACATCAGCATCAGCGCGAACGGAACCGGCGCTCAGAGCAAGATTCAGTTAGCTGATCTGACAGGCAGCATCGTCCAAACCCTCGGATTGGTAACGGGCGCCGCGACACCTCGCGAGTCGATTACCAACGGATACACAAGCGCTGGCTTTAAGAGTTCGACCGAGAAGCTGAGTACGGTTTGGGCAGTTTCCGGCTTAGGAACAAAGAATTTTGAGATCAACGGCGTTGCCGTTTCCATCGATCCAGATAACCAAAACCTTCAGGAGATTGCCAACGCGATCAATGCGGCTGGTACTGGGGCGAATGCAACTGTTCGGACGGTCACGGAGAATAACGTCACCTCGTACCGACTTGACCTGACGGGAGCGACGACCTTTACTGACACCGATGGGATTCTTACGGCGATGGGCGTTCTGCAACGCGATTACGGAAGTCAGCTTGTTGCGGCTCAGGACTCGGCCTACACGCTCGATGGTATCTCAATGACGAGCAAGTCGAACACGGTGACGACGGCTATTCCTGGTGTGACATTTACACTTTTGAAAGCCAACGAGACCACTCCCGAAAAGTCGACGATCACCGTTAAGGGTGACAAGGAAGCCGTCAAATCTAAGATCAAACAGTTTGGCGATGCAGTGAATGCGGTGAACGACTTCATCAAGTCAGCGAGCGCGTTCGACAAAGACACCTTTGCAACAGGCCCGCTCTTTGGTGACAACGTGGCGCGGCAGATCGAGGGACAGATCGGGACGATGCTGTTCAACAACGTGCCTGGGCTTACGGGAAACTACACCAACCTCGCCGCGCTCGGCTTCTCCTACAATACCGATGGGAAGATGGTCGTTGATGACGCTCAGCTAAGCAAGGCGCTTGATGAGGACCCCTCTGCGGTCAATAAGATCTTCCGAGCGATGGGCTCGACCTCATCGGATCAACTCTCCTTCATTTCGAGCACGGACAAGACGATAGGCTCAGGTGGCGGGGTTTACCAAGTCAACATCACTCAGCTTGCCGCGCAGTCGGCTTACAAGTCGGAGATGGTGCAGACCCAGGTCAGCACAGGCACCGAGAAGCTGACGTTCTCGGGTGCGCTCTTCGGAAATACGAATTACGACGTTATTGTCGCGATCGGCAACAACGTCGATGCGACGATCAGTCAGCTCAATAACGACGCCAAACTCAAGGACCTGATCGTGGCGAGCAAGGATGTGGACGGTTCGCTCGTCATCACGACGAAGAAGTACGGATCGAATACGAACTTTACGGTTGTGAGCGATAAAGCCGCCGCCACCGATAACAGCGGCATTGGCACCTCATCGGCGGGCACCTATACGACGGGAGTTGACGTCGCGGGGACGATTAATGGTGAGCTCGCGACGGGGGCTGGGCAGTTCTTGACAGGAAAGTCCGGCAATGCCAACACCGACGGCCTTCAAGTTCGATACACCGGAAACACGTTGGGCTTGATTGGCAACGTTACTCTGACGAGGGGTATCGGTGCGCAGATGCAAAGCCTTATCGGAACGTATACCGACATTACGAGCGGCCTGATGTCGACGAACGATAAGGAGCTTCAAGCTCAGATTGATTCGATAGAGGAGCGCATTAAGCGCATCCAAGATTCGGCGAACTCGCACGCTACCGAACTTCGGACGAAGTTTGCCGCCATGGAGCAAGCCATCTCAAGCATGCAGCAGCAGCAGTCTCAGCTTGCTGCTATGATGCGGCGCTAA
- a CDS encoding ABC transporter permease — MKPAILILKKEVLEMLRDKRVVYNAVFGPLFIIVLMVFALGFVMETVKKDVPSKVHVIYEGELPAYIQSPDGEKGPEIIRVPDVETAQKLVEDGKADVVLEIVPLSTTELTPYHQQIINAYFDPDRERSGVILSQLQRGIQEQNDKAVKQLLASKGVPEQMAEPVKLERKPIERQKGLGGFIAGFLPYIIVLWAFYGAFGSASEMVAGEKEKNTLETLLISPVERSQIALGKFYSLMLLSIVSMLSAFAGIVLVGVLKVKGTQEMFPDGLTITFASAVSSVLVMIPLAAMLAGILLAVSTRARNTRDCQTQLSLVSFVILMPAVFSQFIGLTSYAQARWVNFVPILNSATTLKAALLNKVDWTAIAITVAISLVLAWASMSWSVRLFKREEVLAKI, encoded by the coding sequence ATGAAGCCGGCCATCCTCATCCTTAAGAAAGAGGTCTTGGAGATGCTGCGCGACAAGCGCGTCGTCTACAACGCCGTATTCGGTCCCCTCTTCATCATCGTCCTCATGGTCTTTGCCCTTGGCTTCGTGATGGAGACGGTGAAAAAAGATGTACCCAGTAAGGTTCACGTCATCTACGAAGGCGAACTGCCTGCCTACATCCAATCGCCCGACGGTGAAAAAGGGCCAGAGATCATCCGTGTGCCCGATGTAGAAACCGCACAGAAGCTGGTAGAGGATGGTAAAGCCGATGTCGTGCTTGAGATCGTTCCCCTCAGCACAACCGAACTCACCCCTTACCACCAACAGATAATCAATGCTTACTTCGATCCCGACCGCGAGCGTAGCGGAGTGATCCTAAGTCAACTGCAAAGGGGCATTCAGGAGCAGAACGACAAAGCGGTTAAGCAACTGCTGGCCTCGAAGGGTGTTCCCGAACAGATGGCTGAGCCGGTCAAGCTTGAACGCAAACCGATCGAGCGACAAAAGGGCCTCGGTGGATTCATCGCAGGATTCCTCCCCTATATCATCGTCCTGTGGGCGTTCTACGGAGCATTCGGCAGCGCATCCGAGATGGTTGCCGGAGAGAAGGAAAAGAACACACTGGAAACGCTTCTCATCTCTCCAGTGGAGCGCAGCCAGATCGCGCTCGGCAAGTTTTACAGCCTGATGCTGCTCAGTATCGTCAGCATGCTCAGCGCGTTCGCTGGCATCGTTTTGGTTGGCGTGCTGAAAGTGAAGGGGACGCAGGAGATGTTCCCCGACGGCCTCACGATCACATTTGCCTCGGCAGTCAGCAGCGTGCTTGTCATGATCCCGCTTGCCGCGATGCTCGCCGGTATCCTGCTGGCCGTCAGTACACGAGCCCGCAACACGCGAGATTGCCAAACCCAACTCTCGCTCGTGAGCTTCGTGATCTTGATGCCCGCCGTCTTCAGCCAGTTTATCGGACTGACATCTTACGCTCAGGCAAGGTGGGTGAACTTCGTTCCGATCCTCAACTCAGCGACAACGCTAAAAGCCGCGTTGCTGAACAAGGTTGATTGGACCGCAATCGCCATCACCGTCGCCATCAGCCTGGTGTTGGCATGGGCGTCGATGTCTTGGTCGGTAAGGCTCTTCAAGCGCGAAGAGGTCCTCGCGAAGATTTAG
- a CDS encoding ATP-binding cassette domain-containing protein translates to MVRTDSISKTFSGTKGNRVEAVKSVSIQAEPGKVFGLLGVNGAGKTTLLRMLSTVLEPTAGTAEVAGFSVQKDPGKVRASIGFMSTSTALYGRLTGKELLEYFGGLYGLSNSQLKTRIDYVTDKFKLDSFIGRLCDKMSTGQKQRISVSRTILHDPPVLFFDEPTAGLDVVTSQTVMEFIEEQRTLNKTIVFSTHIMSEAERICDQISIIHDGVICGEGTVGQILESAGEQTLEKAFLKLVGADRKNEEVPA, encoded by the coding sequence ATGGTCCGCACCGACTCCATCAGCAAGACCTTCTCAGGAACCAAAGGAAATCGCGTCGAAGCCGTCAAATCAGTCTCCATCCAAGCCGAACCCGGCAAAGTTTTCGGACTCTTGGGTGTCAACGGCGCAGGCAAGACAACCCTGCTGCGAATGCTTTCCACGGTCCTCGAACCCACCGCAGGCACGGCAGAAGTCGCCGGTTTCAGCGTCCAGAAGGACCCCGGCAAGGTTAGAGCAAGCATCGGCTTCATGTCCACCTCGACTGCGCTCTACGGTCGCCTTACCGGAAAAGAACTGCTGGAGTACTTTGGCGGGCTCTACGGACTTTCGAATTCTCAACTCAAGACCAGAATCGACTACGTAACCGACAAGTTCAAACTCGACAGTTTCATCGGGCGGCTCTGCGACAAGATGTCAACCGGACAAAAGCAGCGCATCTCCGTATCACGAACGATCCTTCACGACCCTCCTGTCCTCTTCTTCGACGAACCCACCGCCGGGCTCGATGTCGTCACCAGTCAAACCGTCATGGAGTTCATCGAAGAGCAGCGAACGCTGAACAAGACCATAGTTTTCAGCACCCACATCATGAGCGAGGCCGAGCGCATATGCGATCAAATCTCGATCATCCACGACGGCGTAATCTGCGGCGAGGGCACAGTCGGACAGATTTTGGAAAGCGCAGGCGAACAGACGCTTGAAAAGGCGTTCCTAAAGCTGGTTGGCGCTGATCGCAAGAATGAAGAGGTGCCCGCATGA
- a CDS encoding BlaI/MecI/CopY family transcriptional regulator, with product MSISGLSKRERQILEILYRRGKATANDVHEEMPKMTYSAVRGMLRVLSEKGLAVHEADGVRYVYSPVVPRDEAAKSELRNVLDTFFGNSVEQVVVTLLSEHENDLSDATLDRLSALIEQAKQERK from the coding sequence ATGTCCATTTCAGGGCTCAGCAAAAGAGAACGCCAAATCCTTGAAATCCTCTACCGACGGGGGAAGGCAACGGCAAACGACGTTCACGAAGAGATGCCGAAGATGACGTACTCGGCAGTCCGCGGGATGCTCCGAGTGCTTAGCGAGAAGGGTCTCGCCGTGCATGAAGCCGACGGCGTTCGCTATGTCTACTCGCCAGTCGTGCCTCGTGACGAGGCCGCCAAGTCCGAGCTGCGAAATGTCCTCGACACCTTCTTTGGGAATTCGGTGGAACAGGTTGTAGTGACGCTCTTAAGCGAACACGAGAACGACCTTTCCGACGCAACCCTTGACCGTCTGTCCGCGCTTATCGAACAGGCAAAACAGGAGCGCAAATGA
- a CDS encoding N-acetylmuramoyl-L-alanine amidase encodes MRRLFALLAVLSVVCGFGCLPSHAQTICIDPGHPSEVGRGASGKRITEIKAVWLVAVELQKLLEKEGYKVVLTKKSEDEFVRNQRRAEIANNAKADLLLRLHCDAAPTSGFASYYPSKQGTAKGKTGPSKDVIKKSGEAAKMFHPAAIKVLKGKLKDRGLKTDLHTAVGAKQGALTGSIFSKVPVILVEMAVLSNDSDDRFMSSKAGQQQMAKALLAGIKAAVPRKRA; translated from the coding sequence ATGCGTCGCTTATTCGCCCTCCTTGCTGTGTTGTCGGTCGTTTGTGGTTTCGGCTGCTTGCCCAGCCACGCCCAAACAATCTGCATCGACCCTGGCCACCCCTCCGAAGTCGGAAGAGGAGCTTCGGGAAAGCGCATCACAGAGATCAAAGCGGTTTGGCTCGTTGCCGTCGAGTTGCAAAAACTGCTCGAAAAGGAAGGCTACAAGGTGGTGCTGACGAAGAAGTCAGAGGATGAATTCGTTCGCAACCAGCGCCGAGCCGAAATCGCCAACAACGCCAAAGCCGACCTCTTACTTCGCCTGCACTGCGACGCCGCGCCCACCTCAGGATTTGCGAGCTACTACCCCTCCAAACAAGGCACCGCCAAAGGCAAAACCGGACCGTCCAAGGACGTCATTAAGAAAAGTGGCGAAGCCGCCAAGATGTTCCATCCCGCTGCCATCAAGGTGTTGAAAGGCAAGCTGAAGGATCGCGGGCTCAAGACGGATCTGCATACCGCAGTCGGTGCAAAGCAGGGAGCCCTCACCGGGTCGATCTTCTCCAAAGTTCCGGTGATCCTGGTTGAGATGGCGGTCCTGTCGAACGACAGCGACGATAGATTCATGTCGTCAAAGGCCGGGCAGCAGCAAATGGCAAAGGCGCTGCTTGCCGGAATCAAAGCCGCAGTGCCACGGAAGAGGGCCTGA
- a CDS encoding VOC family protein produces the protein MLSTILESAEHRFSKVALSERRSVGIHLSMTAFRCLVTDVDDALKFYVDLLGFQLVERWGPPFAMIERDGVTVWISGPGTSAARPLADGAQPEPGGWNRLVIETDDLDALIAKLRGAGVALRSDPISGPGGTQVLVEDGVGNLVELFSSA, from the coding sequence ATGCTCTCAACGATACTTGAATCCGCCGAGCATCGCTTCTCGAAAGTTGCGCTTTCTGAGCGCCGATCTGTGGGTATACACCTGAGCATGACTGCCTTCCGATGTTTGGTGACGGACGTTGACGACGCGCTTAAGTTCTATGTCGATCTACTCGGCTTTCAACTTGTCGAACGTTGGGGACCACCGTTCGCGATGATCGAACGGGATGGTGTGACCGTTTGGATTAGCGGCCCCGGCACATCGGCGGCTCGCCCTCTCGCCGATGGAGCTCAGCCAGAACCCGGCGGTTGGAATCGGTTGGTGATTGAGACCGACGATCTCGATGCCCTAATCGCAAAGCTCAGAGGTGCTGGCGTGGCCCTAAGGAGCGATCCGATAAGCGGACCAGGAGGAACTCAGGTGCTTGTTGAGGACGGAGTCGGAAATCTGGTCGAGCTCTTCTCCAGCGCCTGA
- a CDS encoding winged helix DNA-binding domain-containing protein — translation MDWARLQAWWAHRQGLDGSVVGMSASEALAKVGWARSVGGANPYITLFARTGIGKEEAERAVAEVQIHELPSARGCTHFLPHDHYALGLKVGQGFSEEAAMQTARKFLGVTDAEIDRLGDKVLEALQKGELDPAELKKAVGDAVRNLGDEGKKRGQTTTLPLSLGFLQARGQIRRLPIGGRLDSQRYKYALWSPSPLDGFKMSAEEARAELARLYFGWIGPAKREHFQWFSGLGVRASQDAISSLKLVDIGEGYLLPDELKAEFDDFAAPKDERIALVASLDSVLLLRREVGCLLGPEDRDRETFTDKSVVPITGLQDIYCNAIVDRGRLVGLWEFDSEAQELVWHTFQPATQAIKDAVARTEKFAQEQLGDVRSFSLDSPKSRLPKLEALRKMATA, via the coding sequence ATGGATTGGGCAAGATTGCAAGCCTGGTGGGCGCATCGTCAAGGTCTCGATGGCTCGGTGGTTGGGATGAGCGCGAGCGAAGCGCTTGCGAAGGTTGGGTGGGCACGCTCCGTCGGTGGGGCGAACCCCTACATTACGCTGTTTGCCCGAACCGGAATCGGCAAGGAAGAGGCGGAAAGGGCGGTCGCAGAAGTACAGATTCATGAACTCCCGTCAGCACGTGGCTGTACCCACTTTTTGCCTCACGATCACTATGCTCTTGGGCTCAAAGTAGGGCAGGGGTTTAGTGAAGAGGCGGCGATGCAGACGGCTCGGAAGTTTTTGGGAGTTACCGATGCGGAGATTGATCGGTTGGGCGATAAGGTGTTGGAAGCTCTTCAAAAGGGCGAATTGGATCCTGCTGAGCTGAAAAAGGCGGTGGGCGATGCCGTACGGAACCTGGGGGATGAGGGGAAGAAGCGAGGGCAGACGACGACCCTTCCACTGTCGCTAGGGTTCTTGCAAGCGCGTGGGCAGATTAGAAGGCTTCCGATAGGGGGTCGGCTTGACTCTCAACGCTATAAGTACGCGCTTTGGTCGCCATCGCCGCTTGACGGCTTTAAGATGAGCGCTGAGGAGGCCCGAGCCGAGTTGGCTCGCCTGTACTTCGGGTGGATTGGCCCTGCGAAACGAGAGCACTTTCAGTGGTTTAGTGGGCTGGGAGTGAGGGCATCACAGGATGCGATCTCTTCGTTGAAGCTTGTGGACATCGGTGAAGGTTATCTGCTGCCAGATGAGCTGAAAGCGGAGTTCGATGACTTTGCCGCGCCAAAGGACGAAAGGATCGCACTCGTTGCGAGCCTCGACAGTGTTCTGCTGCTTCGGCGGGAGGTTGGGTGTCTGTTGGGGCCGGAGGATAGGGACCGCGAGACTTTCACCGATAAGTCGGTCGTTCCGATTACGGGCCTGCAGGACATTTACTGCAACGCAATTGTAGATCGCGGGCGTTTGGTGGGGCTGTGGGAGTTTGACAGTGAGGCTCAGGAACTGGTTTGGCATACTTTCCAGCCTGCAACGCAAGCAATCAAGGATGCCGTTGCAAGGACTGAGAAGTTTGCTCAAGAACAGCTTGGCGATGTTCGATCATTCAGTCTTGATAGCCCAAAAAGCCGTTTGCCGAAGCTGGAAGCGTTGCGGAAGATGGCAACGGCTTAA
- a CDS encoding tetratricopeptide repeat protein: MDTQAPPTDNPHMMGDQCYSQGDYAAAVEAYRQAAEKNPANATAWKSLGLSFIALKQFDEAIEAGRKASELQPGNAEARYTYGYALGAAGRYNEAIRELDAALHLQPNNANAKQALIYSLVQVGMKALSDDPYDAEKAFDRAHKLDHKNPHVIAQLLELYLFMGQKGKAIQLVKGLTDNQKAESGIKAAIEKMEQNAEFKTALQQAAMQQHVTAQPPQAAKPAPVIQQIPCPNCKQMIMDYAAICPYCNFQNRQYGSFAGIKASTPSTTWQEVTYMILSVIWCLLSILNIILGFQIQVEGFKAFAVTIGVVNLGVGIGLLCRTESLMFIAKIFCYLNLLRCTLFMMIELFAGSPLWGVFHMVQLGMYGLMVYLINYEGG; this comes from the coding sequence ATGGATACTCAGGCTCCCCCCACCGACAACCCACATATGATGGGTGATCAGTGCTATTCGCAAGGCGACTATGCAGCTGCGGTCGAAGCCTATCGTCAAGCTGCGGAAAAGAACCCCGCTAACGCGACTGCATGGAAATCTCTAGGGCTTAGCTTTATTGCACTTAAGCAATTTGACGAAGCGATTGAAGCTGGCAGAAAAGCATCGGAGCTTCAACCAGGAAACGCGGAGGCGCGTTATACCTATGGTTACGCCCTCGGTGCGGCAGGCCGCTATAACGAGGCTATCCGTGAGCTTGACGCGGCCCTGCATCTCCAGCCGAACAACGCCAACGCAAAACAGGCGCTGATCTACTCCCTCGTGCAAGTCGGCATGAAGGCTTTGAGCGACGACCCCTACGACGCTGAAAAAGCGTTCGATAGGGCTCATAAGCTCGACCACAAAAACCCGCATGTGATCGCCCAACTCCTTGAGCTCTACTTGTTCATGGGGCAGAAGGGTAAGGCTATCCAACTTGTGAAAGGCTTAACGGACAACCAGAAGGCAGAGTCGGGAATCAAAGCCGCTATTGAGAAAATGGAGCAGAATGCGGAGTTCAAAACGGCCCTTCAACAAGCCGCGATGCAGCAGCACGTCACTGCACAGCCTCCTCAAGCTGCCAAGCCAGCGCCCGTGATCCAGCAGATACCGTGCCCAAACTGCAAGCAGATGATCATGGATTACGCCGCGATCTGCCCTTACTGCAACTTCCAGAACCGGCAGTACGGATCATTTGCCGGCATCAAAGCCTCTACGCCTTCGACCACATGGCAGGAAGTCACCTACATGATCCTTTCTGTGATCTGGTGTTTGCTGTCGATACTGAACATTATTCTTGGATTTCAAATTCAAGTTGAAGGCTTCAAAGCCTTTGCTGTTACTATTGGAGTCGTAAATTTGGGCGTTGGTATTGGCCTGCTGTGCCGAACAGAATCGCTGATGTTCATCGCGAAGATTTTCTGCTATTTGAACCTACTGCGATGCACCCTGTTCATGATGATCGAGCTCTTTGCCGGATCACCGCTGTGGGGTGTTTTTCACATGGTGCAGCTCGGTATGTACGGCCTTATGGTCTATCTCATCAACTACGAAGGCGGGTAG
- a CDS encoding beta-lactamase family protein, whose amino-acid sequence MRVLRYALVSALVLIATFVRADALDDLVSAEMQTEHISGIAIGIVKDGKLIERRNYGLANRETCVPVGSQTVFRIASLSKAFTSAAVLMLADEGKVRLDEPVKTYVSDVPTEWAGITVRHCLNHISGIPDVSRTKWDITKDYTEAEFFELFKGLTLESKPGEKYAYSNFGYSTLGILVHRVSGKPLWEFVKQRIFEPLGMTNTYYYQPELSLKPFAVGYEYEEGKFELGVTKRPMIYSGSGGVMSCVEDLAKWDAALRSGTLIKQSIKDPWWTAGKLNDGTSTSYGMGWMLSNRNGLKNVHHTGTTPGFTAMICRYLENGITVIVLRNGLGTKIREFCDSIAKLYLPETRQTLLAFPSAQEPLYALIFESMKPHLQISVL is encoded by the coding sequence ATGCGGGTTTTGCGCTATGCCTTAGTTTCAGCTCTCGTCCTCATCGCGACATTCGTTCGTGCCGATGCACTGGATGATCTTGTCAGCGCGGAGATGCAGACCGAACACATCTCCGGGATCGCGATTGGCATCGTCAAGGACGGGAAGCTGATCGAGCGGCGCAACTACGGGCTGGCAAACCGTGAGACCTGCGTACCCGTTGGCAGCCAGACCGTCTTTCGCATCGCAAGTCTCTCGAAAGCTTTCACATCCGCCGCAGTTCTGATGCTGGCTGACGAGGGGAAGGTCAGGCTCGATGAGCCTGTTAAGACCTATGTTTCAGACGTCCCAACAGAGTGGGCAGGTATTACCGTTCGGCATTGCCTCAACCACATCAGCGGCATTCCCGACGTTTCTCGAACGAAGTGGGATATCACCAAAGACTATACGGAAGCAGAGTTTTTTGAGCTGTTTAAAGGGCTTACGCTGGAATCGAAACCTGGCGAGAAATACGCCTACAGCAACTTTGGCTACTCGACGCTGGGAATTCTTGTTCATCGCGTAAGCGGGAAGCCGCTATGGGAGTTCGTCAAGCAGAGGATCTTCGAGCCACTGGGCATGACGAACACCTATTACTATCAACCCGAACTTTCCTTGAAGCCCTTTGCCGTGGGCTACGAGTACGAGGAGGGCAAGTTTGAGCTTGGCGTTACAAAGCGCCCCATGATCTACTCGGGCAGCGGGGGCGTGATGTCTTGCGTCGAGGACCTTGCAAAGTGGGATGCGGCGTTGAGGTCGGGCACGCTTATCAAACAGTCCATCAAGGATCCCTGGTGGACAGCCGGCAAACTCAACGACGGGACTTCCACGAGCTATGGGATGGGCTGGATGCTATCGAATCGCAATGGGCTCAAGAACGTTCACCACACCGGCACAACCCCCGGCTTTACCGCGATGATTTGTCGCTATCTTGAAAATGGCATCACGGTGATCGTTCTTCGGAACGGGTTAGGCACCAAGATTCGCGAATTCTGCGACTCGATCGCTAAGCTATATCTGCCCGAAACACGGCAGACGTTGCTCGCTTTTCCAAGCGCACAAGAGCCGCTCTATGCCCTCATTTTTGAATCCATGAAGCCTCATTTGCAAATTTCAGTGTTATGA
- the scpB gene encoding SMC-Scp complex subunit ScpB: MAANSDPKANIVDSLEAILFVADSPVALEVLARELGVTQGQVSQALEILAERLHANGSIQLVELAGGFQLSTKPEFAELIGSFLSPQRQKLSRSLMEVLAIVAYKQPVTMGDVEKVRGVQSDYSIRALLERRLIREVGRKIAPGRPVLYGTTQQFLHQFNLKALDQLPPLDSVTEEAANIIRHEGPSLFD, encoded by the coding sequence ATGGCAGCGAATTCCGATCCCAAGGCGAACATAGTCGACAGTCTTGAGGCCATCTTGTTTGTGGCCGATTCGCCCGTCGCTCTGGAAGTGCTGGCGCGAGAGTTGGGCGTGACTCAGGGCCAGGTTAGCCAAGCGCTTGAAATCCTTGCCGAGCGACTTCATGCAAATGGCTCAATCCAGCTTGTCGAACTTGCGGGAGGATTTCAGCTATCGACCAAGCCGGAGTTTGCCGAGCTTATCGGCAGCTTCCTGAGCCCTCAGCGGCAGAAGTTAAGCCGGTCGCTGATGGAGGTGCTTGCCATCGTTGCTTATAAGCAACCGGTGACCATGGGCGATGTGGAGAAGGTTCGGGGCGTGCAGAGCGACTACTCTATCCGGGCATTGCTGGAGAGGCGACTTATTCGAGAGGTAGGCAGGAAGATCGCTCCTGGACGTCCTGTCCTTTATGGCACGACCCAGCAGTTTCTGCATCAATTCAATCTGAAGGCGCTGGATCAATTGCCGCCTTTGGACAGCGTAACCGAAGAAGCGGCGAACATCATCCGCCACGAGGGACCATCGCTGTTTGACTAG
- a CDS encoding zinc metalloprotease HtpX: MMNTVKVGILLVALTAILVLIGRALGGATGAIIALGLAIVLNLGSFWFSDKLVVKMTKARPVSPEQAPELHAMVERLSARAGIPKPGLYVVDDPTPNAFATGRSPERGIVAVNTGLLQILDQPEVEGVIAHELAHIRHRDTLTMAVVATVAGAVMLLADFMRIFAIFGGGDEDGMNPLALIVMSIVAPFAAIIIQLAISRAREYEADRLGAEIAGSPHGLANALRKLESTAGKLPTRASATTAHLYIINPFGMRGGISSLFRTHPTTEDRISRLMALSR; encoded by the coding sequence ATGATGAACACAGTCAAAGTTGGAATCCTGTTAGTCGCCCTAACCGCGATCCTTGTCCTGATTGGACGAGCGCTCGGCGGGGCAACCGGGGCCATCATCGCCCTTGGGCTCGCGATCGTGCTCAACCTCGGGAGTTTCTGGTTTAGCGACAAGCTCGTCGTGAAGATGACGAAGGCCCGTCCGGTCTCCCCGGAACAGGCTCCCGAGCTTCATGCCATGGTGGAGCGGCTATCGGCACGAGCGGGTATTCCCAAACCCGGACTCTACGTCGTCGATGACCCGACGCCTAACGCCTTCGCCACCGGGCGCAGTCCAGAACGCGGCATCGTCGCCGTAAATACGGGTCTGCTACAGATTCTGGATCAGCCCGAGGTTGAGGGGGTTATCGCCCACGAACTCGCTCACATCCGCCACCGCGACACACTCACGATGGCAGTGGTTGCGACGGTTGCAGGCGCAGTCATGCTTCTTGCCGACTTCATGCGCATCTTCGCCATTTTTGGCGGGGGCGACGAGGACGGTATGAACCCGCTCGCGCTTATTGTGATGAGCATCGTTGCGCCGTTCGCGGCGATCATCATTCAGTTGGCGATCTCGCGAGCACGGGAGTATGAAGCCGATCGGCTTGGAGCTGAGATTGCCGGATCGCCCCATGGGCTGGCGAACGCTTTGCGCAAGCTTGAATCGACGGCAGGAAAGCTGCCGACGAGGGCGAGCGCTACCACGGCTCACCTTTATATCATCAATCCGTTCGGAATGAGGGGTGGGATATCCAGCCTATTCCGAACCCACCCCACGACCGAGGATCGCATTTCACGACTCATGGCATTGAGCCGCTGA